The Apium graveolens cultivar Ventura chromosome 11, ASM990537v1, whole genome shotgun sequence genome has a window encoding:
- the LOC141695113 gene encoding putative phytosulfokines 6, producing MKQSSCYSVLLLLFLIASQTSARFLLTTNQGSQEQLKLNNLDMKGGESFEELMGLEECKNGDEECFKRRAITEVHLDYIYTQHHKP from the exons ATGAAACAATCTTCATGTTACTCTGTACTTTTGCTTCTTTTTCTCATAGCTTCACAAACATCTGCCCGTTTCTTATTAACAACCAACCAAG GATCGCAAGAACAACTAAAGTTAAACAATCTAGATATGAAAGGCGGTGAATCTTTTGAG GAGCTGATGGGGCTGGAAGAATGTAAAAATGGAGACGAAGAGTGCTTCAAGAGAAGGGCCATTACAGAGGTTCACTTGGACTACATCTATACTCAGCACCACAAGCCTTAG